CTCGAGAACTACCGCGGCGAGGTGAACCGGCATTTCCAGAAGACTGCGGAGCTCTTCGGCGACATGACGGACCGCTACCGGGCTGTCTATCGGCATATGGCGCAGGGTGCGCAGACGCTATGTGAGGACCAGCCGCCGGCCCTGCAGCTGGAGATCGTCGACCACGGCCGGCTTACGGACACCGCAGCCGGCGGCACGTCCCCGCCGGTGCCGCGCCCAGCCGAGGACGACCTCGTCGACCCCGAGAGCGACCCGCACGCGGACACCCCAGCGGTGGATCCGGTCCCGACCGGGCCCACCGACCAGGACGACACGTATCTGGGCGAAGCACCGCAGGTACCGACACTGGACGATCGCGGGCAGGACACGCGTCAGCGGTAAGTCACGAGCTGCCCGGCGTTACCGGTCGGAACCCGTTCGGGAAGCAGGGCAATAGACCACCGCCGCACTTCCAGCGCCTTGGTCGCCGACACACCGTCACGGTCAGCTGGCGGTGCTCGCGCCGTCCGGGCTGGGTACCGGACCGCATGCGCCCCCCCAGCGGCCACCCCACAGTGCGCAGGACCGCTCTGAATTCATGCATTTTTTCTGCGCCCCTGCGCCTCTGTGTTGCGTCAGCCTGGCAACCCAGGATTTCCCTAATTTAGTTATTTATCATATAATTACTTGGATGGTGGGACACCACCTCGGAACCCCTCTGATACACCCTGGATACCGTCCTCCGGGTGGGCGCCGCAGAAATCCCGTCGCGCGGAACGCCGCTACTGTATAATCCGCCCTCTTTTTCGCTCAGGTAGTGCCGCCGTGATTGAACACCTCCGCAACATCGCCATCATCGCCCACGTCGACCACGGCAAGACCACCCTGGTCGATCAGCTGCTCAAACAGTCGGACACCCTCGACGCGCGCACCCAGCTCGAGGAACGCGCCATGGACTCCGGCGCGCTGGAGAAGGAACGCGGCATCACCATCCTGGCCAAGAACACCGGCGTGCGCTGGCACCATGGCGGCAAGGATTACCGCATCAACATCGTCGACACCCCCGGCCACGCCGACTTCGGCGGTGAGGTGGAGCGCGTGCTGTCGATGGTCGACTCCGTCCTGTTGCTGGTCGACGCCGTCGACGGCCCCATGCCGCAGACCCGTTTCGTGACACAGAAGGCCCTGGCGCGCGGCCTCAAGCCCATCGTCGTCATCAACAAGGTCGATCGCGACGGTGCCCGCGCCCACTGGGTACTGGATCAGACCTTCGACCTGTTCGACCGTCTCGGCGCCACCGAGGAGCAACTGGATTTTCCAGTCGTCTACGCCTCCGGCCTGAACGGGTACGCCGGGCCGACCGCGGACGTGCGCGGCGGTGACATGACCTATCTGTTCGAGACCATCGTCGACAAGGTGCATCCGCCGCAGGTCGACATCGAGGGCCCGTTCCAGATGCAGATCTCGCAGCTCGACTACAACAGCTACGTGGGACTGATCGGCATCGGCCGGATTGTGCGCGGGCGCGTAAAGACCAACACCCAGGTCGCCATCGTCGGTCGTGACGGCGCACGCCGGAACGGGCGCATCATGCAGATCTTCGACTTCCTCGGCCTGCAGCGGATCGAGGTGGCGGAGGCGAACGCCGGTGACATCATCGCCTTCAACGGCATCAGCGAACTCCATATCTCCGATACCCTGTGCGATCCCAATGCCGTCGAGGCGCTCGCGCCGCTGTCGGTGGACGAACCTACCGTGAGTATGACCTTTCAGGTCAACACCTCGCCGTTCGCCGGTAAGGACGGCAAGTACGTCACCTCCCGCCAGATCAAGGAACGCCTGGAGCGTGAATTGCTGCACAACGTCGCGCTGCGCGTCGCCGAGACCGACGACCCCGACAGATTCCGCGTCTCCGGCCGCGGCGAACTGCACCTGTCGATCCTGATCGAGAATATGCGTCGCGAGGGTTATGAGCTGGGTGTGTCGCGCCCGGAGGTCATCTTCCGCGAGCAGGACGGCGAGCGGCAGGAACCCTACGAGCAGCTCACCGTCGATGTCGAAGAGCAGCATCAGGGCACCGTGATGGAGCGGCTGGGCCAGCGTGGCGGCGAAATCAAGGACATGCTGCCCGACGGCAAGGGCCGTGTGCGCCTCGACTACAGCATCCCCTCACGCGGCCTGATCGGTTTCCGTACCGAGTTTCTCACCGCCACCCAGGGTACCGGTCTGCTCTACAGCGTATTCGATCACTATGGCTCGGTGAAGAAGGGTGAATACGGGACCCGCAACAACGGCGTGCTGATCGCCAACGGCCCCGGCAAGGCACTGGCCTACGCCCTGTTCAACCTGCAGGAGCGCGGCCGTCTGTTCATCGGTCATGGTGAAGAGGTGTATGAGGGTATGGTCATCGGCATCCATGCGCGTGACAACGACCTGGTGGTCA
This region of Gammaproteobacteria bacterium genomic DNA includes:
- a CDS encoding YhcB family protein, producing MAWNWGIGIITFAFGLGIGFAVAYVLIPRGQRLRELEEELATARTALENYRGEVNRHFQKTAELFGDMTDRYRAVYRHMAQGAQTLCEDQPPALQLEIVDHGRLTDTAAGGTSPPVPRPAEDDLVDPESDPHADTPAVDPVPTGPTDQDDTYLGEAPQVPTLDDRGQDTRQR
- the typA gene encoding translational GTPase TypA, which produces MIEHLRNIAIIAHVDHGKTTLVDQLLKQSDTLDARTQLEERAMDSGALEKERGITILAKNTGVRWHHGGKDYRINIVDTPGHADFGGEVERVLSMVDSVLLLVDAVDGPMPQTRFVTQKALARGLKPIVVINKVDRDGARAHWVLDQTFDLFDRLGATEEQLDFPVVYASGLNGYAGPTADVRGGDMTYLFETIVDKVHPPQVDIEGPFQMQISQLDYNSYVGLIGIGRIVRGRVKTNTQVAIVGRDGARRNGRIMQIFDFLGLQRIEVAEANAGDIIAFNGISELHISDTLCDPNAVEALAPLSVDEPTVSMTFQVNTSPFAGKDGKYVTSRQIKERLERELLHNVALRVAETDDPDRFRVSGRGELHLSILIENMRREGYELGVSRPEVIFREQDGERQEPYEQLTVDVEEQHQGTVMERLGQRGGEIKDMLPDGKGRVRLDYSIPSRGLIGFRTEFLTATQGTGLLYSVFDHYGSVKKGEYGTRNNGVLIANGPGKALAYALFNLQERGRLFIGHGEEVYEGMVIGIHARDNDLVVNPLKAKQLTNIRAAGSDENIILTPPIRMSLEQALEFIDDDELVEVTPNHIRLRKKFLHEHDRKRAMRAAGG